The following coding sequences lie in one Populus nigra chromosome 15, ddPopNigr1.1, whole genome shotgun sequence genomic window:
- the LOC133674072 gene encoding probable LRR receptor-like serine/threonine-protein kinase At4g30520 isoform X2, whose amino-acid sequence MAFKLLHLSFFSLFLAKLSLSYEPRNHEVEALISIREALHDPHGVLSNWDEDSVDPCSWAMITCSPENLVIGLGAPSQSLSGSLSGTIGNLTNLRQVLLQNNNISGQIPPELGTLSKLQTLDLSNNRFSGVVPESLGQLNSLQYLRLNNNSLFGPFPVSLAKIPQLAFLDLSYNNLSGYVPKSPARTFNVAGNSLICGSGSTEGCSGSANVGPLSLSLSSSPGKHKPKKLAIALGVSLSLVSLFLLALGILWLRGKQKGQMILNISDNQEEELISLGNLRNFTFRELQIATDNFCSKNILGAGGFGNVYKGKLGDGTMMAVKRLKDLTGTAGESQFRMELEMISLAVHRNLLRLIGYCASHNERLLVYPYMSNGSVASRLRVKPALDWNTRKRIAIGTARGLLYLHEQCNPKIIHRDVKAANVLLDEFCEAVVGDFGLAKLLDHADSHVTTAVRGTVGHIAPEYLSTGQSSEKTDVFGFGILLIELITGMRALEFGKTVNQKGAMLEWVKKVQQEKKMEELVDKELGSNFCRIEVGEMLQVALLCTQFLPAHRPKMSDVVRMLEGDGLAEKWVAAHSHCNPTMSLSHPNNNNKSTTSASKHDESGPNRSSSMFGTTMDEDDDEHSLDSYAMELSGPR is encoded by the exons ATGGCTTTCAAGCTGTtgcatctctctttcttctctctctttttagcTAAACTGTCTCTTTCATATGAACCTAGAAACCATGAAG tGGAAGCTTTGATAAGTATAAGAGAAGCTTTACATGATCCACATGGAGTGTTAAGCAACTGGGATGAGGATTCTGTTGATCCTTGTAGCTGGGCTATGATCACTTGCTCTCCTGAAAATCTTGTTATTGGCTT GGGGGCTCCAAGCCAGTCTCTCTCTGGTTCTCTGTCCGGAACCATAGGAAATCTCACTAATCTTCGCCAAGT GTTGTTGCAAAACAATAACATCTCTGGTCAAATTCCGCCAGAGCTTGGCACTCTCTCCAAACTTCAGACTTTGGATCTCTCTAACAACAGGTTCTCTGGTGTGGTACCAGAGTCTCTTGGCCAATTAAATAGTCTCCAATACCT GAGGCTAAACAACAACAGCTTGTTTGGGCCTTTTCCTGTGTCTTTGGCCAAAATCCCACAGCTTGCTTTCTT GGACCTGTCTTATAACAATCTCAGTGGATATGTGCCCAAGTCCCCTGCAAGAACATTCAA TGTTGCGGGTAATTCGTTGATTTGTGGAAGCGGCTCTACTGAAGGGTGCTCTGGATCAGCCAATGTTGGTCCTCTTTCCTTATCTCTTAGTTCATCACCTG GTAAGCATAAGCCCAAAAAATTAGCAATTGCACTTGGGGTTAGTCTCAGTCTTGTATCTCTCTTCCTCCTAGCACTTGGAATCCTTTGGCTCCGGGGGAAACAAAAAGGCCAAATGATACTTAACATTAGTG ACAATCAAGAAGAGGAGCTAATTAGCCTAGGAAATCTCCGGAACTTCACTTTCAGAGAGCTTCAAATTGCTACTGACAACTTCTGCTCAAAGAACATTCTTGGTGCTGGAGGTTTTGGCAATGTGTACAAGGGAAAGCTAGGAGATGGGACCATGATGGCTGTGAAACGGCTAAAGGATTTGACTGGAACTGCTGGGGAATCACAGTTTCGAATGGAACTAGAGATGATCAGCCTTGCAGTTCACCGCAATTTACTGCGGTTGATTGGATATTGTGCCTCTCATAATGAGAGGCTTTTGGTTTATCCTTACATGTCAAATGGCAGCGTGGCTTCAAGGCTTAGAG TGAAACCTGCACTGGACTGGAACACTAGGAAGAGGATAGCAATAGGAACTGCCAGGGGTCTTCTGTATCTACACGAGCAATGCAACCCTAAGATAATTCATAGGGATGTAAAGGCTGCTAATGTGCTCCTTGACGAATTCTGTGAGGCTGTGGTTGGTGATTTTGGCCTTGCCAAACTTTTAGACCATGCTGATTCCCATGTCACTACTGCTGTCCGTGGCACTGTTGGGCACATTGCACCAGAGTACCTATCCACTGGCCAGTCATCTGAGAAAACcgatgtttttggatttggcATTCTCTTGATAGAGCTTATTACTGGAATGAGAGCTCTTGAATTTGGAAAAACTGTTAATCAAAAAGGAGCTATGCTTGAATGG GTGAAGAAGGTacagcaagaaaagaaaatggaagagtTGGTGGACAAAGAGCTGGGGAGCAACTTCTGTCGCATTGAGGTGGGCGAGATGTTACAAGTGGCGCTTCTATGCACTCAATTCCTCCCAGCTCACCGTCCCAAAATGTCTGATGTGGTCCGGATGCTTGAAGGTGATGGTCTCGCCGAGAAATGGGTTGCAGCACACAGTCATTGTAATCCCACAATGAGCCTCTCCCATcctaacaacaataacaaaagcaCTACCTCTGCTTCAAAACATGATGAAAGTGGTCCTAATCGTTCCAGCAGCATGTTTGGAACTACAATGGATGAGGACGATGATGAGCACTCTTTGGATTCCTATGCAATGGAACTCTCTGGTCCAAGATAA
- the LOC133674072 gene encoding probable LRR receptor-like serine/threonine-protein kinase At4g30520 isoform X1 has product MAFKLLHLSFFSLFLAKLSLSYEPRNHEVEALISIREALHDPHGVLSNWDEDSVDPCSWAMITCSPENLVIGLGAPSQSLSGSLSGTIGNLTNLRQVLLQNNNISGQIPPELGTLSKLQTLDLSNNRFSGVVPESLGQLNSLQYLRLNNNSLFGPFPVSLAKIPQLAFLDLSYNNLSGYVPKSPARTFNVAGNSLICGSGSTEGCSGSANVGPLSLSLSSSPGKHKPKKLAIALGVSLSLVSLFLLALGILWLRGKQKGQMILNISDGSWNFVVDNQEEELISLGNLRNFTFRELQIATDNFCSKNILGAGGFGNVYKGKLGDGTMMAVKRLKDLTGTAGESQFRMELEMISLAVHRNLLRLIGYCASHNERLLVYPYMSNGSVASRLRVKPALDWNTRKRIAIGTARGLLYLHEQCNPKIIHRDVKAANVLLDEFCEAVVGDFGLAKLLDHADSHVTTAVRGTVGHIAPEYLSTGQSSEKTDVFGFGILLIELITGMRALEFGKTVNQKGAMLEWVKKVQQEKKMEELVDKELGSNFCRIEVGEMLQVALLCTQFLPAHRPKMSDVVRMLEGDGLAEKWVAAHSHCNPTMSLSHPNNNNKSTTSASKHDESGPNRSSSMFGTTMDEDDDEHSLDSYAMELSGPR; this is encoded by the exons ATGGCTTTCAAGCTGTtgcatctctctttcttctctctctttttagcTAAACTGTCTCTTTCATATGAACCTAGAAACCATGAAG tGGAAGCTTTGATAAGTATAAGAGAAGCTTTACATGATCCACATGGAGTGTTAAGCAACTGGGATGAGGATTCTGTTGATCCTTGTAGCTGGGCTATGATCACTTGCTCTCCTGAAAATCTTGTTATTGGCTT GGGGGCTCCAAGCCAGTCTCTCTCTGGTTCTCTGTCCGGAACCATAGGAAATCTCACTAATCTTCGCCAAGT GTTGTTGCAAAACAATAACATCTCTGGTCAAATTCCGCCAGAGCTTGGCACTCTCTCCAAACTTCAGACTTTGGATCTCTCTAACAACAGGTTCTCTGGTGTGGTACCAGAGTCTCTTGGCCAATTAAATAGTCTCCAATACCT GAGGCTAAACAACAACAGCTTGTTTGGGCCTTTTCCTGTGTCTTTGGCCAAAATCCCACAGCTTGCTTTCTT GGACCTGTCTTATAACAATCTCAGTGGATATGTGCCCAAGTCCCCTGCAAGAACATTCAA TGTTGCGGGTAATTCGTTGATTTGTGGAAGCGGCTCTACTGAAGGGTGCTCTGGATCAGCCAATGTTGGTCCTCTTTCCTTATCTCTTAGTTCATCACCTG GTAAGCATAAGCCCAAAAAATTAGCAATTGCACTTGGGGTTAGTCTCAGTCTTGTATCTCTCTTCCTCCTAGCACTTGGAATCCTTTGGCTCCGGGGGAAACAAAAAGGCCAAATGATACTTAACATTAGTG ATGGGTCATGGAATTTTGTTGTAGACAATCAAGAAGAGGAGCTAATTAGCCTAGGAAATCTCCGGAACTTCACTTTCAGAGAGCTTCAAATTGCTACTGACAACTTCTGCTCAAAGAACATTCTTGGTGCTGGAGGTTTTGGCAATGTGTACAAGGGAAAGCTAGGAGATGGGACCATGATGGCTGTGAAACGGCTAAAGGATTTGACTGGAACTGCTGGGGAATCACAGTTTCGAATGGAACTAGAGATGATCAGCCTTGCAGTTCACCGCAATTTACTGCGGTTGATTGGATATTGTGCCTCTCATAATGAGAGGCTTTTGGTTTATCCTTACATGTCAAATGGCAGCGTGGCTTCAAGGCTTAGAG TGAAACCTGCACTGGACTGGAACACTAGGAAGAGGATAGCAATAGGAACTGCCAGGGGTCTTCTGTATCTACACGAGCAATGCAACCCTAAGATAATTCATAGGGATGTAAAGGCTGCTAATGTGCTCCTTGACGAATTCTGTGAGGCTGTGGTTGGTGATTTTGGCCTTGCCAAACTTTTAGACCATGCTGATTCCCATGTCACTACTGCTGTCCGTGGCACTGTTGGGCACATTGCACCAGAGTACCTATCCACTGGCCAGTCATCTGAGAAAACcgatgtttttggatttggcATTCTCTTGATAGAGCTTATTACTGGAATGAGAGCTCTTGAATTTGGAAAAACTGTTAATCAAAAAGGAGCTATGCTTGAATGG GTGAAGAAGGTacagcaagaaaagaaaatggaagagtTGGTGGACAAAGAGCTGGGGAGCAACTTCTGTCGCATTGAGGTGGGCGAGATGTTACAAGTGGCGCTTCTATGCACTCAATTCCTCCCAGCTCACCGTCCCAAAATGTCTGATGTGGTCCGGATGCTTGAAGGTGATGGTCTCGCCGAGAAATGGGTTGCAGCACACAGTCATTGTAATCCCACAATGAGCCTCTCCCATcctaacaacaataacaaaagcaCTACCTCTGCTTCAAAACATGATGAAAGTGGTCCTAATCGTTCCAGCAGCATGTTTGGAACTACAATGGATGAGGACGATGATGAGCACTCTTTGGATTCCTATGCAATGGAACTCTCTGGTCCAAGATAA